The region GCCTTTGACCATGTTGGCGTCCAGGTGGCAGCCGCCGCCGGTATTGATCTGCACCACCGGCACCCCCTGACGGGCGATGCGGTCAGCGTCCTTGTCGGTAAACAGGTCGCCCTCGATAACCGCCATGCGCAGCTCGTCCTTGAGGGCTGCGATCGTCCGCTCCAGGAGCGAAGTTTTTCCCGAGCCCGGCGACCCGAGCAGATTCAGCGCGAAAATACCGCGGCGGGAAAGCTGTGCATTCACCTCGGCGGCGAGTTGGTCGTTCTTGTCGAGGATATTGGCCATAACCTTGATTTCCACTATTCCACCTCCAAATGTTCCACCCTAAGTTCCCGCCCGGAGACGATCTCCACCCCCGCCGACCCGCATCCGGGGCACAGGAAACGGAACCGTTCCACCCGGAATTCGCGGCCGCAGTCCCGGCAGCGGCCAACCAGCGGCAGCACTTCCACTTCGAGCTCGGCCGCCGCCGCCGCCGTTCCCGCCGCCAGCGCGGCGAAGCAAAAGGTAAGGGCCTCGGGCTCGACCTCGGTCATCTCTCCTACCTGCAGCTTGATGCGGGCCACGGTCGCAGCGTCGTTCTCGGCCGCCGCCGCCAGCGCAATATCCAAAATCCCCTGGGCGATAGCCATCTCATGCATCAAAACAGTCCTCCAAATCCGCGATGATCAAGTCCGCGACCCGCCCGGCCGCAACCGCCACCGGCGGAGACAACTCAAGCCCCGGGTCCATGCCGGCAGGTTCGACCCCGTAAATAACGATAGGCGGCAAGCTGGCCGTCCGGGCCAGGAGCGCGAGGGTCTGTGGCAGGGTGAAATCGTGCAGCGAAAAACCGGGCGAAGTCTCCGCCTGGCCTAGATCGGCCGGCGTCAGGCGGTAGACGGAGCCAGGCTCGCCGCCGCCGGCCAGAGCGTCGACGATGATAATCCTGCCCGCGTCCAGCAAAGAGCCCAGTATCTCCAACGACGCCACGCCGCCGTCGACCGCCTCCGCGCCGCGAGGCAACCCTCGCTCCGCCAGAGAGCGCACCACATGGATACCCACCCCATCGTCGCCCATCAGCAAGTTGCCGAAACCGACAACAACCGTACGTTCCACCATTTTCCTCCGCCCGCCATCGGTTATTTCCCGGAAATGTACAATGAGCCTTTGTAACTATTAGCGCATTACAGGCGCATTTCCTGCCGGGGGCGCTGTGTGCAACCGCAGCGGCCTGTAATAATCTGTCGCCGGTGCCGACACAATATTCGCCTTCTTCCGCACGCAATCCCCGACTCACCGCAGAACCCCCGGGGTTCGTGGCGATTCCGGGAGGATTTCTTGCGTCCGGAGCCGAAAGTAATTACAGGAGGCGATAATTGTACCCGAGGCGGTGATAAAAAATGCATATGCCGTTGCTACAGATCGACCTGTGGGAAATGACCTTCGAACTGCTTCAGGATCTCGCGGTCATGTACACAGTAATCACTTTAGTTATGCAGAAATATACCGCCCAAGGGCTCGACCGGCGACGCCGGACTGCGCGCCTCGACCTTCAGGCCGTCCTCTTCTTCTGCCTGCTGGCCGCCTGTGCCATGCTTCTCAAAGTTGAACTCGTCCCCTCCCAGGGCATCAGGTTCGACCTGCGGCTGGCTGTTCTTACCCTGGCGGGCGTCTACCTAGGCCCTGCCAAAAGCGCCGTCGTAGCCCTCTTCACCGTCGTTTTCCGCCTCTTACTCGGCGGCCCTGGCTGGCTGTGGTGGGTGGCAGGGGCTTTCCTGTACGGGCCGGTCGCCTTCCTGACAACCCGGTTCCTGCCCGCCGGCTGGGGCGTGACCGCCGCCGCCCTCGCCAATGCCGCCATCTTCATGGGCGCGCTGGCAATCCTAAGCCTTTTCACCGGCGCTTTCGACTACTACTCCCCCTACGTTTCCCCCGCCAACTTCTGGCGGCTGACCATAATAGAACTGCTGATGATTCCCCTCGCCACCCTTATTCTCGACTGGGCCCTCAAAAAATCGCTCGCCTTTCACCGCAGCTACAGCGACCTCGCCTGGCAGGCCAACTTCGACGGCATGACCGGCCTAATCAACCATCGCCACTTCCAGGAGCTGCTTACCAGCCTGCTGACCGTGCCGCAAAACCAGCCGCTGTCGGCGCTGATGATCGACATCGACCACTTCAAGCGATACAACGACGCCTTCGGACATCAGCGCGGGGACACCCTGCTTCGCGAACTCGCCGCCCTATTCATGGCCAACGTAAGAAACGACGACATAGCCGCCCGCTACGGCGGCGAAGAGTTCATCATCATCCTGCCCGCCACAGACACCGAGGCGGCGCTCGACATCGCCGAGCGCATGCGCCGGGCCGTGGCGGCCCACCCTTTCTACGGACGCGAAAAAATGACCAACGGGCGCGTCTCCGTATCGATCGGCGTGGCCACCTACCCCGTCGACGCAGCTGGCAAAAACGCCCTCATTTCCGCCGCCGACAAGGCCCTGTACACCGCGAAAAGGGCAGGGCGGAACCAGGTGAAGAAATACACCCCCGATATGGAAGACGCATCGTGACCAAACGGAAGCACCGCCCGGCGGCGGTGCTTCTCCTATTCCTTGCCGGCCGGTCAGGCCCTTTTCCGTCTCAGCAAGGCCATAGCCTCGGCCGCCGGCCGCGTGTTCACGATATCGGCCGCCGACAGCCATCCCTTGCGGGCCACGGCGACGCCGTACCGGACATAATCAAGCTCAGCCGGCGCGTGGGCATCGGGGTTAACCGCCAAAAGCACCCCCGTCTCCTTCGCCTTACGGCACCACCGCCAGTCGAGATCAAGGCGATAGGGGCTGGCGTTGATTTCGATAACCGTGCCCGTGGTTGCCGCCGCGGCGATGACTGCCCCCAGGTCGACCCCGTACCCGTCCCGGGCCAGCAGTATCCGGCCGGTGGGGTGGCCGAGAACGCCCACATACCGATTTTCCATCGCCCTGATGATCCGCCGCGTCATATCCGCCTCGCTCTGGCGGAAAGCGGAATGGACGGAGGCAATGACAAAATCGAACTCCGCAAGCACCTCGTCCGGATAGTCGAGCGAACCGTCGGGCAAAATATCGCATTCGATGGCCGCCATCAGTCTAAAGTCGGGGTTGGCCGCGTTCAGACGCTCGATCTCGCGGCGCTGTTCGGCCACCGTCTCCAGCCGGAGGCCGCGGGCGTAAACCGCCGTGCGGCTGTGGTCGCTCACCCCCAGATAACCCCAGCCACGCTCCCTCGCGGCCGCCGCCATTTCCGCCGGCGTCGCGCTGCCGTCGGAAAAGGTCGTGTGCACGTGAAAAACACCCTGAATATCCCTGGCGGTCACCAGCTCCGGCAGCGTCCCGCCAGCCGCGGCTTCGATCTCGCCCAAACCCTCGCGCAGCTCCGGCTCGATATAAGCCAGCCCCAGCATCCGGTAGAAAGCCGCTTCGTCGGGCACCGGCAGCCGCTCGCCGACCGCCGTCTCGATCCCGTACTCATTGATCTTCAACCCTTTATCCTTGGCCAGGCCCCGCAGGCCCACATGATGTTCCTTGCTGCCCGTAAAGTGGTGGAGCGCGGCGGCGAACTCCTCCGGCATCACGGCCCTAACATCCATATTCATCCCGTTCGCCAGCCTGACGCTCGTCTTGGTCGGCCCCCGGCCGAGCACCGCTTCCACCCCGGGCATCGCGGCCACGAGCTCCGTCGCTGCCGCGGGGTCGGCCGCCGCCACAACGACATCGATATCCTTCACCGTCTCCTTGCGGCGGCGTATGCTGCCCGCCACCGCAGCCCGATCCACTCCCGGCTGGCCCTCGAGCCAGGCGGCCGCCTTCTCGGCCAGCGGCCAGGCATCGACCAGGAGAAACTGCCCCTGAAACCTTTTAACATAATCGATCCCCTGCAGAATCCGCTCCTGGGTCTTTGCGCCGAACCCCGGCAACGCCACCAGGCGGTTTTCGCGGCAGGCGTACTCAAGCTCGCCGATCGAATTCACTCCAAGCTTCTCGTAAAGCTGCAGCGCTTTCTTCGGCCCCAGACCGGGAATCTTCACCAGCTCGAACAGTACCGCCGGAACCGCGGCCTTCAGTTCTTCGAAATACTTCACCCGGCCGTCGGCCAAAAACTCGCGGATTTTGAGGCCGAGCGCCTGGCCGATCCCCTTGGTCGCATCCATCCGCCCGCTGGCCACGAAGTCTTCCAGGTCGCCATCCAGCTCCTCCAGAATCCGCGCCGCCGTCTCGTATGCCCGGATCTTGAAAGGATTCTCCCCCTTCAGTTCCAGCAGCACCGCAACCTCGGCGAAAATCCGCGCCAGTTCCTGCTTATCAGCCACCAGACACCACCTACCTCGGTTCGAAATGGACGGTCACTTCCGCGCCCGGGTTTACGACACTGTTCGGCGGCAGCGACTGCCTGACCGCAACCCCGCTGCCCGCCGGCACGAAAACCAGTCCCGCCCCGTTAAGAATATCGCCGGCATCGCGCATGCTCCGGCCGAGAACATTGGGCACCGCCACCTTACCGGGCCCCGGTTTCACGACCGGCGCCGCCTTCTGGTGCGCCGGGGCCAGCGCCGGCGCAGAAGGTCGCGGCGCGGGAACGGTTACCAGCTCGGCGGCGTTGTGCGGCCGGATGGTCAGATAACGCATCACCTGGTTCATAATCTCGCCGAAAACCGGGGCGGCGATTTCGCCGCCATAGTATGCGCCCACAGGATCGTCGATCACGACCAGCGCCGCCACCTGGGGGTCTTCCACCGGGCCGAAGCCGACGAAGGAAGCGATATAGCTCCCGGCCTCGTAGCCCCCGCCGCTCTCCTTCAGTCTCTCGGCCGTACCCGTCTTGCCGGCAAAGCGGTATCCCTTCACGGCCGCCCGCTTTCCGCCGCCCTCGCTGACGACTTTCTCCAGCAGGCCGGTAAGCAGTTTCGCGGTTTCGGGGCTTATTACCTGCCTCACCCGTTGCGTAGGCGTCGCCGACGCCAGCGTCCCGTCGGCGTTGTATATCTCCTTGACAATATAAGGCTTGAGCAGCACTCCCTCGTTGGCGATCGCCGACACCGCTGTCACTAGCTGCAGCGGCGTGACGGCGATGCTCTGGCCGATCGCCATCGTGGCAACATCGGAATCGCGCATCTCCTTGGACCTGAACAGCAGCCCCTCTTCCTCGCCAGGCAGCTCAATATCGGTAGCCTTCCCGAACCCGAAAGCGCGGGCGTATTTATTCAGCCGGTCAGCGCCCAGCCGCAGGCCGATCTCGACGAAGCACGTGTTGATCGAATTCTTGATAACATCGACCAACGGCACCGTCCCGTAGCTGTCGCCGTTCCAGTTCTTGATCCTGCGGCCCGAAACCTCGACATAGCCTTTATCGACAAACCGGTCATGCAGTTTAACAACATTCTCCTGCAGGGCGGCCGCGGCGACAACCGCCTTGAAAGTGGACCCGGGCTCATAAATGATCGAAACGGCCCGGTTTTTCCACTCACTTGCCCCGTAACGGTAAAAGCGGTTGGGGTCGAAGCCCGGCCGCGACGCCATCGCCAGAATTTCGCCGGTACGCGGATTCATAATGACAACCGTAGCCCCCTTGGCCTGCGTTCGCGCCATCACCTTGTCCAAACTCTGCTCGACGATAAACTGGATGGCGCTGTCGATGGTAAGGAATACGCTCTTGCCTTGTTTAACCGGCTTGAACTTCACGCTCGACCGCAAAATTGGGATGCCGTAGCTGTCGGTGTCGACCGCCTGCCGCACCAGTTCGCCCTTGATCGTTTTGTCGAGCGCCATCTCCACCCCGCTAAGGCCGATATCGTCGGTGCCGACAAACCCAAGCACCTGGGCCGCCAGACCGTCGTTGGGGTAATAGCGCTTGCTCTCGTCGATAAAATGAAAGCCGCGGATATTCTCCGCTTTGATGAGATCGATGACCTTCTGGGCCGTCTCCGGCTCCAGCGTCCGCTTCAGCCATACGAAGCTTCCCCCTGCCAGCAATCTGTCGCGCACCGTCTCCATCTTCATATCGAGGATGGGGGCTAGCTTCGCCGCCATTGCGGCCGGCTCTTTGTTTAATTCGCGGGGATTAACGTACAGCGACTTGCGTAGACTACTTATAGCCAGCTCGCGGCCGCTCCGGTCGTAGATCGTGCCGCGCGGCGACTGGAGCAACTTGTTATCGCGCAATTGGGTCCGCGACCTCTCCGCCAGCTCCCGCCCCTCGACGAATTGAACCCAGGCGATGCGACCGACCAGCGCCGCGATCGCCGCCAGCAGCAGGAACATGGTGACAGCGATCGTTTTTCTCACCTGCGGCGTGGCCCTCGACATCGTTTCACCCTCCAATAAACTAATCCTTACGTATATTCGCCGCCTGCACGGCATTCCCTGTCCTTACGGCCATATTATTAGCCCCGCCCGCGGACGCGATACAGCCGCCCCCGCCCATAAAGTTCGCATGTCCAGCCCTATCCCGTGTAAATCTGCTATAATGGTATTATAATCACGCGTTTTCGACGACAAGGGAAGGTGCCCCGATGCCCCCGTTACCCGAATGGAAAAAAAATCTTGCCGCCCTATGGTTCGCCCAGCTTGCCGGCATGGGAGCCATCACCGGCGTAATGGCCTTTTTACCCCTTTATGTACGCGAACTCGGCATCACCGACCTCGCTGAGGCCGGGGTATGGTCGGGTCTTCTCATGGGCGCCGCGCCCCTCACCGCCGCCCTGGCAGGCCCCTTCTGGGGCGCGGTGGCCGACCGCCGCGGCCGGAAGCGGATGGTGGAAAGGGTCATGTTCGCCTTCTTCACCGTCATGGTGCTTATGGGCTTTGTGGCGTCGGTTAACCAACTGCTTTTCCTGCGCGTAATCCAGGGCGTTTTCGGCGGCTTCACCGCCGCCGCCCTCGCCCTCGTCACGTCTTTAAGCCCACCCGACCAAATAACCTGGACACTCGGCATATTCCAGACGGCCATGATTGCCGGCAGCGCCTTCGGACCGATGTTCGGCGGCATCATCGCCGACCACTTCGGCTACCGGTGGGCGTTCGTCTCCTTCGGCCTTCTCTGCCTCATATCGCTCGTCATAATCCGCCTTGCCGTCGTCGAGCGCTTCACGCCCGCGGCCGCAACGGCCAAACAGCCCGTCTGGCGGGAAATCGGCTCCATCATAACCATCCCGGGGCTCTGGCTTACGCTCGCCCTCCAGTTTCTCATCCAGTTCGCCATGATGATCATCGCCCCCATCCTGCCCATCTACGTCCATGTCTTGTCCCCCGACCTCACCTATATAGCCAGCGCCGCCGGCGCCATCATTGCCGCCGCCGGCCTCACCAGCGCCGTCGCTTCGGCTGCGATGGGCAAAATCAGCAAACGGTTCAGTCACCGCGCGATCTTGACGGTTGCCGGCGCCCTGTCGGCGATTTGCTTCGCCGCCCAGGCCCTCGCCGACAACGTCCTCCTCTTCGGCGCGATGCGGGCCGTCAGCGGCTTTTTCCTCGGCGCCATGCTTCCCACCGTCAACGCCCTGACCTACTTCCTCATCCCCGAAGAAAAGCGGGGAGTCGCCTACGGCGTCACCACCGCCTCGATGCAGATGGGCATAGTCCTAGGCCCCATCAGCGGCGGCGCCCTGGCCGTTTACTTCGGCTTCCCGGCGGTTTTCTGGCTTTCCGCCCTGCTGTTCGCGGCCGTAGCGGTATGCGTGCTGCTTGTCCGCAGCCTCCCCGACACCGGTGACGACAAGCCCTCCGCCTGATCGTCCCCCGCGCTCATCATGCCGATTGTTAGTGGCAAACTTCGTCACCATTTATCACTATCTATCTTTTTTCGTGAAAATTTTGCCGTCCCGGCCAATGCCGTTTACGAATGCCATAATAGTACTACTCGCCAGTTTTACAACTATCCATCCGCAGGGGAATCGGCCGCTGCGTTGAATTAACTGATTAAACGTAACACTAAGGCGGTGTGACTGTTGAAAAGAGCCCTCATCATACTCATAGCGCTGGCCGTCTTCCTGCCCGCGTCCGTACCCGCCCGGTCGGCGCCGGCCCCTGCCCCCCCCGCACAGGCTGACAAGGAAAAACCCGTATTGTCGGCGATTGCCCCCTGGCCGGCCAAAGCCGCCTGGGTCGGACAGCAGGCGACCATCGTTCCCGCCAAACTTTACGCCTCCTCCAGCTACTTGCTCATTTTCCGGGACCCCGACCAGGACATGAGCGGCGTCGACCAGCTCTTCCTTGCCCGCAAAAACATCGGCCAAATCTTC is a window of Selenomonadales bacterium 4137-cl DNA encoding:
- a CDS encoding MFS transporter, which encodes MPPLPEWKKNLAALWFAQLAGMGAITGVMAFLPLYVRELGITDLAEAGVWSGLLMGAAPLTAALAGPFWGAVADRRGRKRMVERVMFAFFTVMVLMGFVASVNQLLFLRVIQGVFGGFTAAALALVTSLSPPDQITWTLGIFQTAMIAGSAFGPMFGGIIADHFGYRWAFVSFGLLCLISLVIIRLAVVERFTPAAATAKQPVWREIGSIITIPGLWLTLALQFLIQFAMMIIAPILPIYVHVLSPDLTYIASAAGAIIAAAGLTSAVASAAMGKISKRFSHRAILTVAGALSAICFAAQALADNVLLFGAMRAVSGFFLGAMLPTVNALTYFLIPEEKRGVAYGVTTASMQMGIVLGPISGGALAVYFGFPAVFWLSALLFAAVAVCVLLVRSLPDTGDDKPSA
- a CDS encoding diguanylate cyclase, whose translation is MHMPLLQIDLWEMTFELLQDLAVMYTVITLVMQKYTAQGLDRRRRTARLDLQAVLFFCLLAACAMLLKVELVPSQGIRFDLRLAVLTLAGVYLGPAKSAVVALFTVVFRLLLGGPGWLWWVAGAFLYGPVAFLTTRFLPAGWGVTAAALANAAIFMGALAILSLFTGAFDYYSPYVSPANFWRLTIIELLMIPLATLILDWALKKSLAFHRSYSDLAWQANFDGMTGLINHRHFQELLTSLLTVPQNQPLSALMIDIDHFKRYNDAFGHQRGDTLLRELAALFMANVRNDDIAARYGGEEFIIILPATDTEAALDIAERMRRAVAAHPFYGREKMTNGRVSVSIGVATYPVDAAGKNALISAADKALYTAKRAGRNQVKKYTPDMEDAS
- the hypA gene encoding hydrogenase maturation nickel metallochaperone HypA, giving the protein MHEMAIAQGILDIALAAAAENDAATVARIKLQVGEMTEVEPEALTFCFAALAAGTAAAAAELEVEVLPLVGRCRDCGREFRVERFRFLCPGCGSAGVEIVSGRELRVEHLEVE
- a CDS encoding hydrogenase maturation protease; translated protein: MVERTVVVGFGNLLMGDDGVGIHVVRSLAERGLPRGAEAVDGGVASLEILGSLLDAGRIIIVDALAGGGEPGSVYRLTPADLGQAETSPGFSLHDFTLPQTLALLARTASLPPIVIYGVEPAGMDPGLELSPPVAVAAGRVADLIIADLEDCFDA
- a CDS encoding penicillin-binding transpeptidase domain-containing protein translates to MSRATPQVRKTIAVTMFLLLAAIAALVGRIAWVQFVEGRELAERSRTQLRDNKLLQSPRGTIYDRSGRELAISSLRKSLYVNPRELNKEPAAMAAKLAPILDMKMETVRDRLLAGGSFVWLKRTLEPETAQKVIDLIKAENIRGFHFIDESKRYYPNDGLAAQVLGFVGTDDIGLSGVEMALDKTIKGELVRQAVDTDSYGIPILRSSVKFKPVKQGKSVFLTIDSAIQFIVEQSLDKVMARTQAKGATVVIMNPRTGEILAMASRPGFDPNRFYRYGASEWKNRAVSIIYEPGSTFKAVVAAAALQENVVKLHDRFVDKGYVEVSGRRIKNWNGDSYGTVPLVDVIKNSINTCFVEIGLRLGADRLNKYARAFGFGKATDIELPGEEEGLLFRSKEMRDSDVATMAIGQSIAVTPLQLVTAVSAIANEGVLLKPYIVKEIYNADGTLASATPTQRVRQVISPETAKLLTGLLEKVVSEGGGKRAAVKGYRFAGKTGTAERLKESGGGYEAGSYIASFVGFGPVEDPQVAALVVIDDPVGAYYGGEIAAPVFGEIMNQVMRYLTIRPHNAAELVTVPAPRPSAPALAPAHQKAAPVVKPGPGKVAVPNVLGRSMRDAGDILNGAGLVFVPAGSGVAVRQSLPPNSVVNPGAEVTVHFEPR
- the polX gene encoding DNA polymerase/3'-5' exonuclease PolX, whose translation is MADKQELARIFAEVAVLLELKGENPFKIRAYETAARILEELDGDLEDFVASGRMDATKGIGQALGLKIREFLADGRVKYFEELKAAVPAVLFELVKIPGLGPKKALQLYEKLGVNSIGELEYACRENRLVALPGFGAKTQERILQGIDYVKRFQGQFLLVDAWPLAEKAAAWLEGQPGVDRAAVAGSIRRRKETVKDIDVVVAAADPAAATELVAAMPGVEAVLGRGPTKTSVRLANGMNMDVRAVMPEEFAAALHHFTGSKEHHVGLRGLAKDKGLKINEYGIETAVGERLPVPDEAAFYRMLGLAYIEPELREGLGEIEAAAGGTLPELVTARDIQGVFHVHTTFSDGSATPAEMAAAARERGWGYLGVSDHSRTAVYARGLRLETVAEQRREIERLNAANPDFRLMAAIECDILPDGSLDYPDEVLAEFDFVIASVHSAFRQSEADMTRRIIRAMENRYVGVLGHPTGRILLARDGYGVDLGAVIAAAATTGTVIEINASPYRLDLDWRWCRKAKETGVLLAVNPDAHAPAELDYVRYGVAVARKGWLSAADIVNTRPAAEAMALLRRKRA